The candidate division TA06 bacterium sequence TGTTTGTCCCCCGAATGAAACAGGGAACCACCGGGACCCCATTCTGCCTGACCAGAAAACCTATGCCCGGCTTGGGGTCTAAAAAATTTTCTGTTTTGCTTCGGGTGCCTTCGGGGAAGACCAGTACCGCCAGGCCCTGGTTCAGTTTTTCCTTAAGCAGCCTGATGGCCTGGGAATCCCAGCCGCCCCGCCTGATGGGAAAGGCGTTATGGCAGGTGATTAATGCCCTTAAGGGGGGAAAGCCGAACAGCTCTTTCTTAGCCATGAAGGCGGTCTCCCGGCGGATGCAGGACCCCACGAAGACTGTATCTATCAGGGCGATATGGTTGGAG is a genomic window containing:
- a CDS encoding 1-acyl-sn-glycerol-3-phosphate acyltransferase → SNHIALIDTVFVGSCIRRETAFMAKKELFGFPPLRALITCHNAFPIRRGGWDSQAIRLLKEKLNQGLAVLVFPEGTRSKTENFLDPKPGIGFLVRQNGVPVVPCFIRGTNMGLRELLGRKHKLTARFGRPITVAEIESFPSEKSGYVDLSRLIMERIAGLKEVS